A stretch of the Acidobacteriota bacterium genome encodes the following:
- a CDS encoding aspartate aminotransferase family protein, with amino-acid sequence MTAQIPSQHLSNHELVTKHKKYAWACAGTYYEEPIALSHGEGMNIWDLDGNRYLDCFGGVLTTSVGHARPEVVKAVSEQMAKVAHTSTLYVNEQTVNLSEKVAQITPGNLQKSFFTNSGTEADETAMVLARIYTGNTEIIALRHGYHGRSVMNMTATGHSTWKHGKVLAPGIVHAHAPYCYRCPFNLKPESCALECAKDVEELIQTATTGSVAAIIAEPIMGVGGFLTPPKDYFKVVTEIVRRYGGIFICDEVQTGWGRTGDKWCGIEHWEVEPEIMTFAKGMANGSPIGCTTATPEVADKYPGLTFSTFGGNPVTSAAALATIRVIEENDLPTNARVVGDYLRAKLDELKNKYAVIGDVRGMGLMQGIECVKDRATKEPHPQAVLKVFEETRKRGVLIGKGGLWGNVIRLGLPLIASNSDIDELITALDGAFATL; translated from the coding sequence ATGACTGCTCAAATTCCTTCACAACACCTTTCAAATCATGAACTGGTAACTAAGCATAAAAAATATGCCTGGGCTTGCGCAGGAACTTATTATGAAGAACCGATTGCCCTCTCACACGGCGAAGGGATGAACATCTGGGACCTGGATGGCAACCGTTATCTCGATTGTTTCGGTGGGGTGTTGACCACCTCCGTCGGTCATGCGCGCCCGGAAGTCGTCAAAGCCGTCAGCGAACAGATGGCTAAAGTCGCGCATACCTCGACGCTTTACGTCAATGAGCAGACAGTGAATCTTTCAGAAAAGGTGGCGCAAATTACCCCCGGCAATTTGCAGAAGAGTTTTTTTACCAATAGCGGCACCGAGGCTGATGAAACGGCAATGGTGTTGGCGCGCATCTATACGGGAAACACTGAAATCATCGCCCTGCGTCACGGCTATCACGGGCGCTCGGTAATGAATATGACTGCCACGGGGCATTCGACCTGGAAACATGGAAAGGTTCTTGCGCCCGGCATCGTTCATGCTCACGCGCCTTACTGTTATCGCTGCCCATTCAATTTAAAACCGGAATCCTGCGCCCTCGAATGCGCGAAGGATGTTGAAGAGTTGATTCAAACCGCAACCACCGGAAGCGTCGCGGCAATTATTGCCGAACCCATTATGGGCGTCGGCGGATTCTTAACGCCGCCGAAAGACTATTTCAAAGTGGTGACCGAAATCGTGCGGCGTTACGGCGGCATCTTTATTTGCGATGAAGTGCAAACCGGCTGGGGACGCACGGGCGATAAATGGTGTGGCATCGAGCACTGGGAAGTCGAACCGGAAATTATGACGTTTGCGAAAGGCATGGCGAACGGTTCGCCGATTGGTTGCACAACCGCTACGCCGGAAGTCGCGGACAAATATCCGGGCTTAACCTTTTCAACTTTTGGCGGCAACCCCGTGACTTCGGCGGCGGCACTAGCGACGATTCGTGTCATCGAAGAAAACGATTTGCCAACAAACGCTCGCGTGGTTGGCGATTATTTGCGCGCCAAACTCGACGAGCTAAAAAACAAGTACGCAGTGATCGGCGATGTGCGCGGCATGGGATTGATGCAAGGCATTGAATGCGTCAAAGACCGCGCCACCAAAGAACCTCATCCGCAAGCCGTATTGAAAGTTTTTGAAGAGACCAGAAAGCGCGGCGTATTAATCGGCAAAGGCGGCTTATGGGGTAACGTCATTCGCCTTGGACTGCCGCTCATTGCCTCGAACTCGGATATTGATGAATTAATCACCGCGCTCGACGGCGCTTTTGCGACCTTGTGA
- the hydA gene encoding dihydropyrimidinase encodes MKTLIKNGNVITATDNYFADVFIEDGKVSVIGATLDIEADKIIDATGKLVIPGGIDPHTHMELPFGGTSSSDDFRTGTIAAAHGGTTTIIDFAVQSHGQSLAQAVDNWHAKAEGKTAIDHAFHLIVTDLPDERVPEIRGLINEGITSFKLFMAYPGVFLSDDATIYRAMKAAGNDGGLICMHAENGIVINEIIKNALAEGKTAPKYHALTRPTKAEAEGVHRAIAIAEMAEAPVYIVHLSCADALNEVRAARDLGLPAYAETCPQYLFLDYSYYEQEGFEGAKYVMTPPLREKWNQEKLWTGLRMNDLQVISTDHCPFCFKEQKELGLNDFTKIPNGGPGVEHRMSLVFNGGVAAGRISLNRFVELTSTTAAKIFGLFPRKGTIAVGSDADIVIFDPNEEMTISSTSHHMNVDYSAYEGQTVKGVTKTVLSRGEVIIEDGKFVGRDGAGQFIKRGTFGGWY; translated from the coding sequence ATGAAAACCTTAATTAAAAACGGCAATGTCATCACGGCTACCGATAATTATTTCGCTGATGTGTTTATCGAAGACGGCAAAGTTTCCGTCATCGGCGCAACCCTCGACATCGAAGCCGATAAAATTATTGATGCGACGGGCAAATTGGTCATCCCCGGCGGCATTGACCCGCACACCCACATGGAACTGCCTTTCGGCGGCACTTCTTCATCTGACGATTTCCGCACCGGGACGATTGCCGCAGCGCACGGCGGCACCACCACCATCATTGATTTCGCCGTGCAATCGCACGGTCAATCTTTGGCTCAAGCCGTTGATAACTGGCACGCCAAAGCCGAAGGCAAAACCGCCATCGACCATGCTTTTCACCTCATCGTCACAGATTTGCCGGATGAGCGCGTTCCCGAAATTCGCGGACTGATCAACGAAGGCATCACCAGTTTCAAATTGTTCATGGCATATCCCGGCGTGTTTCTTTCGGACGACGCGACCATCTATCGCGCCATGAAAGCCGCAGGCAACGATGGCGGGTTGATTTGTATGCACGCGGAAAACGGCATCGTCATCAATGAAATTATCAAAAACGCCTTAGCCGAAGGCAAAACCGCGCCCAAGTATCACGCGCTCACACGTCCAACCAAAGCCGAAGCCGAAGGCGTACATCGCGCCATCGCCATTGCCGAAATGGCGGAAGCGCCCGTCTACATCGTTCACCTCAGTTGTGCAGATGCGTTGAATGAAGTGCGCGCCGCGCGTGATTTGGGACTGCCGGCTTATGCAGAGACCTGCCCGCAATATCTTTTCCTCGATTACAGCTACTACGAACAGGAAGGTTTTGAAGGCGCAAAGTATGTGATGACGCCGCCGCTTCGTGAAAAGTGGAATCAGGAAAAATTGTGGACGGGGCTTCGTATGAATGACCTGCAAGTCATCTCGACAGACCATTGTCCGTTTTGTTTCAAAGAGCAAAAAGAACTGGGGCTGAATGACTTCACCAAAATTCCCAATGGCGGACCCGGCGTTGAACATCGTATGAGCCTGGTCTTCAATGGCGGCGTTGCAGCGGGGCGCATCAGCCTTAATCGTTTTGTTGAACTCACATCCACCACTGCCGCAAAAATTTTCGGACTCTTTCCGCGCAAAGGCACGATTGCAGTTGGCTCGGACGCCGACATCGTCATATTCGATCCCAATGAAGAGATGACGATTTCATCAACCTCGCATCACATGAACGTTGATTACAGCGCCTACGAAGGGCAGACCGTCAAAGGCGTCACCAAAACCGTTTTATCACGCGGCGAAGTGATCATCGAAGATGGCAAATTCGTCGGTCGTGACGGCGCGGGCCAGTTCATCAAACGCGGCACCTTCGGCGGATGGTATTAA
- a CDS encoding HD domain-containing phosphohydrolase — translation MSKAQEKSREETINHLASRIDKFEKYSGQHSQAMSELAAHLARRFGLAESDIEAICEAALLHDIGLQTMMPVYHASPNALRFEERLDLWRHPIIGEQETAKREASRHAQLLVRWHHEWWNGYGYPDMLAYEDIPIGARILRAVELYNALLGKRPYRSAHTKKEAVEILKASAGIECDPYVVHALLALLDEMGELQAPEPISEPPQPMLEADAQPSAENQIEATAQSLENQIEAADQINVENPETTAAANVQPPANEQSQVVFQPTNEAFTNQPTGNQTTASPVEPQSRFFSDPTTLSTESVSPSSTNAPNPPAIESPTSQPAPPTVWQSLNESTPQSLSPGELPQAPSNSPSAPETVSSEVVPNSDTTSQVDASTSAETPQPNLALQAALSKYETTPLMPFSPPTIAPVEQTTTSIIEVDDSPTWLNWTGGSYNKKSLLGFQVSVLRQFQFDSIAIPFSGEAKLDWYLKLFRKRILSNDSRAWAALAARATIESTEALTEDHINQLLEDIYIPGARLTNKQLLGWFRETDAWWLENLHRNIQILADEKLRAQAYLLGMQTGDYALSFNEETLDYRRPLATVFWRLAGRLNIGAYRHPQNRCFNLAPQDFIKQSQVDLLYLDLPAARAEVAGNEARSEWRECWVTGTSDTTGDATRAITSLQSKQAYLLKVEEMLSAAAHIKRWAVGCQDIGLTSAREISELIKAHRPIRATYSKDVAEVAGGLRSYIIIAEKA, via the coding sequence GTGAGCAAAGCTCAAGAGAAATCACGCGAAGAAACCATCAACCATCTTGCCAGTCGCATAGATAAATTCGAGAAATATTCCGGTCAACATTCGCAGGCGATGTCCGAACTTGCCGCGCATCTGGCGCGACGATTCGGGCTTGCTGAAAGCGATATTGAAGCGATTTGTGAAGCCGCTTTGCTGCACGACATCGGCTTGCAAACCATGATGCCGGTCTACCATGCATCGCCCAACGCCTTGCGCTTTGAAGAGCGCCTTGACCTCTGGCGGCATCCGATTATCGGCGAGCAGGAAACTGCCAAACGCGAAGCCTCGCGCCACGCGCAACTGCTGGTGCGCTGGCATCACGAATGGTGGAATGGTTACGGCTACCCGGATATGCTCGCCTACGAAGACATTCCGATTGGCGCAAGAATTTTGCGCGCCGTCGAACTCTATAACGCGCTGCTTGGCAAAAGACCCTATCGTTCGGCGCACACCAAAAAAGAGGCTGTCGAAATATTAAAAGCTTCGGCAGGTATCGAATGCGACCCCTATGTGGTTCACGCGCTGCTGGCTTTGCTTGATGAAATGGGCGAACTCCAAGCGCCTGAGCCAATCAGCGAACCGCCACAACCGATGCTTGAAGCCGATGCTCAACCGTCAGCAGAAAATCAAATCGAAGCAACTGCCCAGTCTTTAGAAAATCAAATTGAAGCAGCAGACCAAATCAACGTAGAAAACCCTGAAACAACTGCTGCGGCGAATGTTCAGCCGCCAGCCAACGAGCAATCACAGGTCGTCTTTCAACCGACCAACGAAGCTTTCACTAATCAACCGACAGGCAACCAAACCACCGCTTCACCGGTTGAACCGCAGAGTCGTTTTTTCAGCGACCCGACAACGCTATCGACGGAATCGGTGTCGCCATCTTCTACAAATGCGCCGAACCCGCCTGCAATTGAATCGCCGACTTCACAACCTGCGCCGCCAACGGTCTGGCAAAGCCTCAATGAATCGACTCCTCAATCTTTATCACCTGGCGAATTGCCGCAAGCGCCGAGCAATTCGCCGAGCGCGCCGGAAACCGTTAGCAGCGAAGTCGTGCCGAACTCAGATACGACATCACAAGTCGATGCCTCGACATCCGCTGAAACGCCGCAACCCAACCTTGCATTGCAAGCGGCTTTGTCGAAATATGAGACCACGCCTTTAATGCCATTTTCGCCGCCGACGATTGCGCCGGTTGAACAAACCACAACTTCGATTATTGAAGTCGATGATTCACCAACGTGGCTCAACTGGACGGGCGGCAGCTATAACAAAAAATCGCTGCTCGGTTTTCAAGTGAGCGTGCTTCGCCAGTTTCAATTCGACAGCATCGCCATTCCCTTTTCAGGCGAAGCCAAACTCGATTGGTATTTGAAACTCTTTCGCAAACGCATTCTTTCAAACGATTCCCGCGCCTGGGCGGCGCTGGCGGCGCGCGCCACCATTGAATCAACCGAAGCCTTAACCGAAGACCACATCAATCAATTGCTCGAAGACATCTACATTCCCGGTGCGCGGCTCACCAATAAACAACTGCTCGGTTGGTTTCGCGAAACCGACGCCTGGTGGTTGGAAAATCTCCATCGCAACATTCAAATACTGGCGGACGAAAAATTGCGGGCGCAGGCATATCTTTTAGGCATGCAGACCGGCGATTATGCGCTGTCGTTTAACGAAGAGACTTTGGATTACCGGCGACCGCTGGCGACGGTGTTCTGGCGACTGGCGGGGCGTTTGAACATCGGCGCGTATCGTCATCCGCAGAATCGTTGTTTCAATCTCGCGCCGCAGGATTTCATCAAACAATCGCAGGTGGATTTGCTCTATCTCGATTTACCGGCAGCGCGTGCAGAGGTCGCCGGTAACGAAGCGCGTTCCGAATGGCGCGAATGCTGGGTGACCGGCACAAGCGATACGACAGGCGACGCGACCCGCGCCATCACGTCGTTGCAATCGAAACAGGCATACCTGTTAAAAGTTGAAGAGATGCTCAGCGCCGCCGCGCACATCAAACGCTGGGCTGTGGGTTGTCAGGATATTGGGCTGACATCGGCGCGCGAAATCAGCGAACTCATCAAAGCGCATCGCCCGATTCGCGCCACTTATTCAAAAGACGTAGCGGAAGTCGCGGGCGGCTTGCGCAGCTACATCATCATCGCCGAAAAAGCGTGA
- a CDS encoding DUF3592 domain-containing protein, with product MKEKTQALLFTAARVLTAGLWFWAAVYPSYNSRWYFQIPICAVAVWGFFRALGEDEFSTLFFYLLVGLLFFPLSTFLFARTTWKIVDITIGVLMLLSIFIVDAAPFQALMKKPAAGIFRRVIHLLFAAGWVVFGGALIYYSGARIVNIIKLKMDGKQTAARITRVTHAIYSTTDADHNTESYDIYKTEFIFETEDGQTVNGLSELYDNPVSHLIPDGLLAEHPRGFAVSENMNAPLTIEYEKNHPKNNRALGHREGWFSTIFGSICLALLSLIPLAGGFLFGEEQVRRLLPAKKPQSSTREKRAVKKAKSK from the coding sequence ATGAAAGAAAAGACGCAAGCCTTACTGTTTACTGCTGCGAGAGTCCTCACTGCCGGGTTGTGGTTCTGGGCAGCGGTGTATCCTTCGTATAATTCGCGATGGTATTTTCAAATTCCGATTTGCGCGGTGGCGGTGTGGGGCTTTTTTCGGGCGCTTGGTGAAGATGAATTTTCGACGCTCTTCTTTTACCTGCTCGTCGGGCTGTTGTTTTTTCCTCTTTCGACTTTTCTGTTTGCCAGAACCACCTGGAAAATCGTTGATATAACGATTGGCGTTTTGATGTTGCTGTCGATTTTCATTGTTGACGCTGCGCCATTTCAAGCCTTGATGAAAAAACCTGCCGCCGGAATTTTCCGCCGGGTGATTCATCTGCTCTTTGCCGCCGGGTGGGTGGTTTTCGGCGGCGCGCTCATCTATTATTCGGGAGCGCGAATCGTCAATATCATTAAACTCAAAATGGATGGCAAACAAACCGCCGCGCGAATTACGCGGGTCACGCACGCCATCTACAGCACCACCGACGCCGACCATAACACAGAGTCTTACGACATTTATAAAACCGAATTCATCTTTGAAACCGAAGACGGGCAAACCGTCAACGGGCTTTCGGAGTTATACGATAATCCGGTGAGCCATTTGATTCCTGACGGACTGCTGGCTGAACACCCGCGCGGTTTTGCGGTGAGCGAAAATATGAATGCGCCGCTGACCATTGAGTATGAAAAAAATCATCCGAAAAATAATCGCGCGCTCGGTCATCGCGAAGGCTGGTTCAGTACCATTTTCGGCAGCATCTGCCTTGCCCTGCTGAGCCTCATTCCGCTTGCCGGAGGTTTTCTGTTTGGCGAAGAGCAGGTGCGCCGCCTGTTGCCTGCAAAAAAGCCTCAATCCTCAACCAGAGAAAAACGCGCCGTCAAAAAAGCGAAATCCAAATAA
- the pssA gene encoding CDP-diacylglycerol--serine O-phosphatidyltransferase: protein MPGRKFPNSRQNRLRQNWRKGVYVLPSLLTTANIFCGFYSIMESMNAIRWFSVDGFQPAADHFNRAAIAIGFAALFDLLDGRIARMTNTTSEFGIELDSIADVISFGVAPAVLAYMWGYGQIPELNKFAWAASFLFLICGALRLARYNVQARQPNPNLPPKNPKEKKAFVGMPIPAGAYLIAAIVHFSPYPLAAKATMYYPLFGGNGATVEPRGLAIGLLVLVTCLAFLMVSTIRHSSLNKLGSGQNPRVVILGFVLVGLCIWFWSQVTLLILASLYASHGVAGKLWSLIKPKHGDAEIELSQQPSSQKM from the coding sequence ATGCCGGGTAGAAAATTTCCAAATAGCCGACAAAATCGTTTACGTCAAAATTGGCGCAAAGGCGTTTATGTGCTGCCGAGTCTGCTCACCACTGCCAATATTTTCTGCGGCTTTTATTCGATTATGGAATCGATGAACGCCATCCGGTGGTTTTCGGTTGATGGGTTCCAACCGGCAGCCGACCATTTCAATCGCGCCGCGATTGCTATTGGCTTTGCCGCGCTCTTTGATTTGCTTGACGGGCGCATTGCGCGCATGACCAATACGACTTCGGAATTCGGTATCGAACTCGATTCCATTGCCGATGTAATTTCATTTGGCGTCGCCCCGGCAGTGCTTGCCTATATGTGGGGCTACGGGCAGATTCCCGAACTCAATAAATTCGCGTGGGCGGCATCATTCCTGTTTTTGATTTGCGGGGCGCTGAGACTGGCGCGTTATAACGTGCAGGCGCGCCAACCCAATCCCAATCTGCCGCCAAAAAATCCCAAAGAGAAAAAAGCCTTTGTCGGGATGCCGATACCGGCGGGCGCCTATTTGATTGCTGCTATCGTGCATTTTTCGCCCTATCCGCTGGCGGCAAAAGCGACCATGTATTACCCGCTGTTTGGCGGCAACGGGGCGACCGTCGAACCCAGAGGCTTGGCGATTGGCTTGCTGGTACTGGTGACCTGTCTGGCATTTTTAATGGTCTCGACGATTCGCCATTCGAGTTTGAATAAACTCGGTTCCGGTCAAAATCCGCGCGTGGTAATTTTGGGATTTGTTCTGGTGGGGTTGTGCATCTGGTTCTGGTCGCAGGTGACGCTGTTGATTCTCGCCTCGCTTTACGCTTCACACGGAGTTGCGGGAAAACTCTGGTCACTCATTAAACCGAAACACGGCGATGCCGAAATTGAACTCAGCCAACAACCTTCATCACAAAAGATGTAG
- a CDS encoding phosphatidylserine decarboxylase: MAKEGIPFILIFLIPAALFLYLTWWVAAGLCLFLAAFMAFFFRDPARLCLTDERLILSPADGRVVMLAPVDANDAHSPVQVAIFLSPLNVHINRSPIAGEIIDLVYKPGAFHVASKDIASVENEQNVITIKGRYVTVVARQIAGLLARRVVFWKKKGDYVKMGEKVGLMKFSSRMDLVLPPEVEILVNIGDRVVGGISIIGRVREA; the protein is encoded by the coding sequence ATGGCAAAAGAAGGCATCCCATTCATTCTGATTTTTTTAATTCCTGCGGCACTCTTTCTTTATTTGACCTGGTGGGTCGCCGCCGGGCTTTGTCTATTCTTAGCCGCCTTTATGGCTTTTTTTTTCCGCGACCCGGCGCGCCTGTGTCTTACCGATGAACGATTGATTCTGTCGCCTGCCGATGGTCGGGTGGTGATGCTCGCGCCGGTTGATGCAAATGATGCCCATTCGCCGGTGCAGGTGGCTATCTTCCTGTCGCCGCTCAATGTGCATATCAATCGTTCACCGATTGCCGGTGAGATTATCGATTTGGTTTATAAACCGGGCGCATTTCATGTCGCTTCCAAAGATATTGCTTCGGTTGAAAATGAACAAAATGTCATCACCATCAAAGGGCGTTATGTGACGGTGGTGGCGCGACAGATTGCCGGGCTACTGGCGCGGCGCGTTGTTTTTTGGAAGAAGAAAGGCGATTATGTAAAGATGGGCGAGAAAGTTGGACTCATGAAATTCTCTTCGCGAATGGATTTGGTCTTACCCCCTGAAGTTGAAATTCTGGTAAACATCGGCGACCGTGTGGTGGGCGGCATTTCCATCATCGGTCGCGTGCGCGAAGCTTGA
- a CDS encoding DUF465 domain-containing protein: protein MDTEALKQYLVNNDEQFATLLQEHQSYEKRLSELTELSYPSEAEQMEEATLKKKKLHLKDQMEVIMRRYKEQAASH from the coding sequence ATGGACACCGAAGCATTGAAACAATATCTGGTCAATAACGACGAGCAGTTTGCGACCCTTTTACAAGAACATCAATCATATGAAAAACGCTTGAGCGAATTGACCGAATTATCTTATCCGAGTGAAGCAGAACAAATGGAAGAAGCAACCCTGAAGAAAAAGAAACTCCACCTGAAAGACCAAATGGAAGTGATTATGCGCCGCTATAAAGAACAAGCGGCGAGTCACTGA
- a CDS encoding PQQ-binding-like beta-propeller repeat protein produces MRCKALLTICVFTLQIFVASAINHSASTLAADSPKDPVANGQVAASDWPMYGRDLEGSHYNPHEKKITPKTAAQLKLKWTFEAGADVSSQPTVVGGVIYFGSWDGKEYALDAKTGQKIWEFEDKPASSSRSGAAYGDGMLFFGDLAGRLYGLDAKTGKMIWKVRIDDHKDTVATSSPIYYNGKVYIGVASHEEGGVMKYPKYECCTFRGGVLAVDAKTGKTVWRYYVIPEEPKVVGVDKRGINIKGPSGGAVWSTITIHPKDNRLYVTTGNQYTGPASPYPNAIVALDLATGKLIWANQATPKDIWTFNCKNDPDCSDLDVDFGAMSLSFKGANGKMLIGAGQKSGYFWAVDPKDGKTVWSTKVGDGGKLGGVEFGNATDGENVYVAISNAANRNRQGTVSALDGATGKILWQVPSQDKGSHFGPLTVTGSGANKLVYAGSSRGNIYIYDAKDGKILWQYDTGGAVGGGPTVVDGTLYVGSGYTFLGVGKPNNKLYAFSVDGK; encoded by the coding sequence ATGCGTTGTAAAGCTCTACTTACTATCTGTGTGTTTACGCTGCAAATTTTTGTCGCCTCTGCAATCAACCATTCAGCCAGTACGCTCGCCGCCGATTCGCCGAAAGACCCGGTCGCAAACGGACAGGTTGCCGCATCAGACTGGCCGATGTACGGGCGCGACCTCGAAGGCTCGCACTACAATCCGCACGAAAAGAAGATCACCCCGAAAACCGCCGCGCAACTCAAACTCAAATGGACGTTCGAGGCGGGCGCGGATGTTTCGAGTCAACCGACAGTGGTTGGCGGAGTGATCTATTTCGGCTCGTGGGACGGCAAAGAGTATGCGCTTGATGCCAAGACCGGACAAAAGATTTGGGAATTTGAAGACAAGCCGGCGAGTTCCTCACGAAGCGGCGCGGCTTATGGCGACGGGATGCTATTTTTCGGCGACCTCGCCGGACGGCTTTACGGACTGGATGCCAAAACCGGCAAGATGATTTGGAAAGTGCGCATTGACGACCACAAAGACACGGTGGCGACGAGTTCGCCGATTTACTACAACGGCAAAGTCTACATCGGGGTTGCTTCGCACGAAGAAGGCGGCGTGATGAAATATCCCAAGTATGAATGCTGCACCTTTCGCGGCGGCGTGCTGGCGGTTGATGCCAAAACCGGCAAAACCGTCTGGCGGTATTATGTGATTCCCGAAGAACCGAAGGTTGTCGGCGTAGATAAACGCGGCATCAATATCAAAGGACCTTCGGGCGGCGCGGTCTGGTCAACCATCACTATTCATCCGAAAGATAATCGCCTCTATGTGACCACAGGCAATCAGTACACGGGACCGGCATCGCCCTATCCGAATGCGATTGTTGCGCTCGACCTTGCCACCGGGAAACTCATCTGGGCAAATCAGGCGACCCCCAAAGACATCTGGACATTCAATTGCAAAAATGACCCGGATTGCAGCGACCTCGATGTCGATTTCGGCGCGATGTCGCTGTCGTTTAAAGGCGCAAATGGCAAGATGTTGATTGGCGCAGGGCAAAAGAGCGGCTATTTCTGGGCAGTTGACCCGAAAGACGGCAAGACCGTATGGAGCACGAAAGTCGGCGATGGCGGCAAACTCGGCGGCGTCGAATTCGGCAATGCGACCGATGGTGAAAATGTTTATGTCGCGATTTCCAATGCTGCAAACCGCAACCGTCAAGGAACGGTTTCGGCGCTTGATGGGGCGACCGGAAAAATTTTGTGGCAGGTGCCAAGCCAGGACAAGGGGTCGCATTTCGGACCCCTTACGGTGACCGGAAGCGGCGCGAATAAACTGGTCTACGCCGGTTCATCGCGAGGCAACATTTATATCTATGATGCCAAAGACGGCAAAATTCTCTGGCAATATGATACTGGCGGCGCGGTTGGCGGCGGTCCCACGGTAGTTGACGGAACGTTGTATGTCGGTTCCGGCTACACTTTTTTGGGCGTTGGCAAACCGAATAACAAGTTGTATGCTTTTTCTGTAGATGGCAAATAG
- a CDS encoding molybdopterin-binding protein, translating into MFAMQQKTAAIIVIGNEILTGKSEDQNATYLIKELYKLGVALRRIVIIPDDMDDIVKAVRECSARYDHVFTSGGIGPTHDDLTIPSIARAFDCDLVRHPELERLIRGYFGDDTDEKRLRLADVPAGSNLVGGTLTSWPVVAMENVYILPGVPEFFRRKFDAIRDRFQATPFYVRTVFTREEELDIATRLDEVAAAHSDVEIGSYPVFGGEDYRVKITIEAKEKSAVERAQKALLEQLNPEQIIKTEANYA; encoded by the coding sequence ATGTTTGCTATGCAACAAAAGACTGCGGCAATCATCGTCATCGGCAATGAAATCCTCACCGGCAAATCCGAAGACCAGAATGCCACCTACCTGATTAAAGAGCTTTACAAACTCGGCGTTGCCCTGCGCCGCATCGTCATTATCCCTGATGACATGGACGATATTGTGAAAGCAGTGCGCGAATGCTCGGCGCGTTACGACCATGTGTTCACTTCGGGCGGCATCGGACCCACCCATGACGATTTGACGATTCCCAGCATCGCCCGCGCCTTTGATTGCGACCTGGTGCGGCATCCCGAACTTGAACGCTTGATTCGCGGCTATTTCGGCGACGACACGGATGAAAAGCGATTGCGCCTGGCGGATGTTCCGGCGGGTTCCAATCTGGTGGGCGGGACGCTGACGAGTTGGCCTGTCGTGGCGATGGAAAATGTTTACATTCTGCCGGGGGTGCCGGAATTTTTCCGCAGAAAATTCGACGCCATACGCGACCGTTTTCAAGCCACGCCGTTTTATGTGCGTACCGTTTTTACTCGCGAAGAAGAGTTGGATATTGCCACGCGACTCGATGAAGTCGCCGCCGCGCACAGCGATGTCGAAATCGGTTCCTATCCGGTTTTCGGCGGCGAAGATTATCGCGTCAAAATTACCATTGAAGCCAAAGAAAAATCGGCAGTTGAACGCGCCCAGAAAGCCCTGCTTGAACAACTCAACCCCGAACAGATTATCAAAACCGAAGCCAACTACGCATAG